CCGGTTATGGCCATCAACTGTTTCTTGCCCACCGAAGTGCTCAGGGTGCGAACTAACCAATTCATCCTCGTCCCCCGGGAGAAAATGTCCTGCTGTTTGTCTCTATTGACTGTACTTCTCGACCAGACGGTTGCCTCAGGCGCCTGTGATGTTTGCTGCTGCTTTTCGGCTGCCGCTAATTGCATCATTCAGCGCTGATGCCACTGTCAGTCCACGGTGGCGTACTGTCTTACTCCCTGTTCGTAGAGATCATTGCCTCGCACATCATTTACTACAATTACAGGAAAGTCCTCAACTTGCAGTCTGCGAATTGCTTCTGGTCCAAGGTCCTCATAGGCAATAATCTCCGCTTTCTTGATTGCCTGGGCCATCAAAGCGCCGGCTCCGCCGATGGCTGCCCAATAGACAGCCTGGTAGCGAACCATGGCATCTCTTACAGCCTGGCTCCTGCCGCCCTTGCCTATCATGCCTTTAAGACCCTGTTGGAGCAGTTTCGGGGCGTAATCGTCCATGCGATAACTCGTGGTAGGACCCGCCGCTCCTACTGCCATGCCGGGGCGAGCCGGCGACGGTCCCACATAGTAAATGATCTGGCCGCGAATATCAAAGGGGAGTTTTTCTCCCGCCTCGAGCAAAGCAAGCAACCGCTTGTGAGCTGCGTCTCTGCCAGTGTAGATTACGCCGCTGAGCAGCACCCGGTCGCCGATTTGCAGCGGCTCCAGATCCGCGCTGGTCAAAGGAGTGGTAAGTC
Above is a window of Deltaproteobacteria bacterium DNA encoding:
- a CDS encoding Fe-S-containing hydro-lyase, which gives rise to MTEPVRLTTPLTSADLEPLQIGDRVLLSGVIYTGRDAAHKRLLALLEAGEKLPFDIRGQIIYYVGPSPARPGMAVGAAGPTTSYRMDDYAPKLLQQGLKGMIGKGGRSQAVRDAMVRYQAVYWAAIGGAGALMAQAIKKAEIIAYEDLGPEAIRRLQVEDFPVIVVNDVRGNDLYEQGVRQYATVD